The Prinia subflava isolate CZ2003 ecotype Zambia chromosome 21, Cam_Psub_1.2, whole genome shotgun sequence genome window below encodes:
- the IGSF21 gene encoding immunoglobulin superfamily member 21, with the protein MRAMSPLPLCLLLWHLRHLALGYLTVSIEPLPPVVVGDAVTLKCNFKTDGKMREIVWYRVTDGGTIKQKLFTFDAMFSTNFSQMENYRKREDLVYQSTVRLPEVRISDNGPYECHVGIYDRATREKVVLASGNVFLNVMAPPTSISVLAADTPAPFSRYQAQNFTLVCVVSGGKPAPLVYFKRDGEPIEATPLPEPPAGASSWAPRNLLHRDLDDTKLPKSLAADGQPGMGNAFATAEPPRGLAAERDSVTESIPETVVSREFPRWVHMAEPIYYFRHTHAPVSDGTVEARATLTWTLNPQIDNEALFSCEVKHPALSMPMQSEVTLVAPKGPKITMTPTRARVGDTVRILVQGFQNEVFPEPLFTWTRVGSRLLDGSAEHDGKELVLERVPAELNGSMYRCTAQNPLGSTDTHTRLIVFENPNIPRGPEDSNGSLPGHCGFRFVLALTLTVILELT; encoded by the exons ATGCGCGCCATGagccccctgcccctctgcctcctgctctggcaCCTGCGGCACCTGGCGCTCG GATATCTGACTGTCAGCATCGAGCCCCTGCCCCCGGTGGTGGTGGGAGACGCCGTGACCCTGAAATGCAACTTCAAGACGGACGGGAAGATGCGGGAGATCGTCTGGTACCGG GTCACTGACGGCGGCACCATCAAGCAGAAGCTCTTCACCTTCGATGCCATGTTCTCCACCAACTTTTCCCAGATGGAAAACTACCGGAAGCGGGAAGACCTCGTTTACCAATCCACCGTGCG CCTTCCCGAGGTCCGGATTTCGGACAACGGCCCCTACGAGTGCCACGTGGGCATCTACGACCGAGCCACGCGGGAGAAGGTGGTGCTGGCCTCCGGGAACGTGTTCCTGAACGTGATGG CTCCCCCAACGTCCATCTCGGTGCTGGCCGCGGACACCCCGGCGCCCTTCAGCCGCTACCAGGCGCAGAACTTCACGCTGGTGTGCGTGGTGTCCGGCGGGAAGCCCGCGCCCCTG GTGTACTTCAAGAGGGACGGGGAGCCCATCGAGGCCACCCCGCTGCCGGAGCCGCCGGCCGGCGCCAGCAGCTGGGCCCCGCGGAACCTCCTGCACCGCGACCTGGACGACACCAAGCTGCCGAAATCCCTGGCGGCCGACGGCCAGCCGGGAATGGGAAACGCCTTCGCCACGGCGGAGCCGCCGCGGGGGCTGGCGGCTGAGCGGGATTCGGTGACGGAGAGCATTCCCGAGACGGTGGTGAGCCGGGAGTTCCCGCGCTGGGTGCACATGGCCGAGCCCATCTATTACTTCCGGCACACGCACGCGCCCGTCAGCGACGGCACCGTCGAGGCCCGCGCCACGCTCACGTGGACCCTGAACCCGCAGATCGACAACGAGGCCCTGTTCAGCTGCGAGGTCAAGCACCCGGCGCTCTCCATGCCCATGCAGTCGGAGGTCACGCTGG TGGCTCCCAAGGGTCCGAAGATCACGATGACCCCGACGAGGGCACGCGTGGGGGACACTGTGCGGATCCTGGTGCAGGGATTCCAG aacGAGGTGTTCCCGGAGCCGCTGTTCACCTGGACGCGGGTGGGGAGCCGGCTCCTGGACGGCAGCGCCGAGCATGACGGgaaggagctggtgctggagcgGGTCCCGGCCGAGCTCAACGGCTCCATGTACCGCTGCACGGCCCAGAACCCGCTGGGCTCCACCGACACCCACACCCGCCTCATCGTCTTCG AAAACCCGAATATTCCCAGAGGACCAGAAGACTCCAATG gtTCACTTCCCGGCCACTGCGGCTTCAGATTCGTTTTGGCGCTCACCCTGACAGTGATCCTGGAGCTCACGTGA